A stretch of Priestia aryabhattai DNA encodes these proteins:
- a CDS encoding 5-bromo-4-chloroindolyl phosphate hydrolysis family protein has translation MKVVRIIKKILAIWATGAVAVPVSYFGFNTTIIQSFGISIGVMIVMSLFFIMSSARRHYQNPYREEIAYVRHQVKEARKQLRTIGSYRFKIRSVHMWTELSKLYKVGKSIIEMVEKEPARYKDVQPFFTNYLQSTVTVIERYMFLLSKPTKSIEVKESLHEAEDMLRGLSGKYEHLLTNALSQDKLTLDVELKVLKQAFEEEQPYIPTATNRTK, from the coding sequence ATGAAAGTCGTTCGAATAATAAAAAAGATTCTTGCCATTTGGGCAACAGGAGCAGTAGCCGTTCCGGTCAGCTATTTTGGATTTAATACCACGATTATTCAATCCTTTGGCATTAGTATAGGAGTCATGATCGTGATGAGCCTGTTTTTTATTATGAGTAGTGCTCGACGTCATTATCAAAATCCGTATAGAGAAGAAATTGCATACGTTCGTCATCAAGTGAAAGAGGCAAGAAAGCAGTTAAGAACCATTGGAAGCTATCGTTTTAAAATTCGATCTGTTCATATGTGGACAGAACTTTCTAAACTATACAAAGTAGGCAAAAGCATCATTGAAATGGTAGAAAAAGAGCCCGCACGATATAAAGACGTTCAGCCGTTTTTTACGAACTACTTACAATCAACGGTTACCGTTATTGAAAGGTATATGTTTTTATTATCAAAACCAACAAAAAGCATAGAAGTAAAAGAAAGTCTTCATGAAGCGGAAGATATGCTGCGCGGGTTATCAGGGAAGTATGAGCATTTATTAACAAATGCACTTTCACAAGATAAACTGACATTAGATGTAGAGCTTAAAGTGCTAAAACAAGCATTTGAAGAGGAGCAGCCATATATACCGACAGCTACTAATCGTACAAAGTAA
- a CDS encoding toxic anion resistance protein, which translates to MMKEYDQNHSLDALLDDPFASPTPQLQSDSRAAKRNTYDDLTPEYQEKAQKIANQIDYKNQQAILQYGVAAQSELSQFSQSVLQHVQTKDTGPVGDVIGDLMSKIRQVNPDDFSAKKKGVIGRLFSGVSRPIQNLLTKYQSINVEIDKIADKLERSKQMLYRDITMLDSLYDKNRQFYEALNVYIAAAEYKLVALQNETLPQLQQTATQKNDYLMAQEVNDLNQFINRLEKRVHDLKLSRQIAIQSAPQIRLIQEVNQTLVEKIQSSILTAIPLWKNQVVIATTLLRQKKAMEAQKQVSKTTNDLLTKNSELLKQNTIEVARENEAGIVDIETLKKTQSDLITTLEEVLKIQEEGRTKRTEAESELYQMEKDLKTKLLDLK; encoded by the coding sequence ATGATGAAAGAATATGATCAAAATCACTCGTTAGATGCGCTTCTTGATGACCCTTTTGCGTCGCCTACTCCACAGTTACAATCAGACTCTCGCGCTGCAAAAAGAAACACATACGATGATTTGACACCGGAATATCAGGAAAAAGCACAGAAAATCGCAAATCAAATTGATTATAAAAATCAGCAGGCTATCTTACAGTACGGGGTAGCAGCTCAGTCAGAACTATCTCAGTTTTCTCAATCCGTACTACAGCATGTTCAAACGAAAGATACGGGACCAGTAGGAGACGTTATAGGAGATTTGATGAGTAAGATTCGCCAAGTGAATCCCGATGATTTTTCTGCAAAGAAAAAAGGAGTCATCGGTCGATTGTTTTCAGGAGTCTCTAGGCCTATTCAAAATTTATTAACAAAATATCAAAGCATTAATGTTGAAATTGATAAAATTGCAGATAAGTTAGAGCGCTCAAAACAAATGCTGTATCGAGACATTACGATGCTCGATAGCTTATATGATAAAAATAGACAGTTTTACGAGGCGCTTAACGTCTACATTGCAGCGGCAGAATACAAGCTAGTGGCGTTGCAAAATGAAACGCTGCCCCAGCTTCAGCAAACAGCAACTCAAAAAAATGACTATTTGATGGCTCAGGAGGTCAATGATTTAAATCAATTTATCAATAGGCTAGAAAAACGAGTGCATGATTTAAAACTGAGCCGTCAAATTGCGATTCAAAGTGCACCGCAGATTCGATTAATTCAAGAAGTTAATCAGACCCTTGTGGAAAAAATCCAAAGCTCCATTTTAACGGCTATTCCACTTTGGAAAAATCAAGTGGTAATCGCAACCACTTTATTACGCCAAAAGAAAGCAATGGAAGCACAAAAGCAAGTATCTAAGACAACAAATGACTTGCTTACTAAAAATTCAGAGCTGCTCAAGCAGAATACGATTGAAGTAGCTCGTGAAAACGAAGCGGGGATCGTCGATATCGAAACATTGAAAAAAACGCAGTCCGATTTGATTACCACGTTAGAAGAAGTACTAAAGATTCAAGAAGAAGGACGTACGAAGCGTACTGAGGCAGAATCAGAGCTATATCAAATGGAGAAAGACTTAAAAACCAAATTATTAGATTTAAAATAG
- a CDS encoding polysaccharide deacetylase family protein, whose translation MKWCLSIIIIISINFYGIQVDAAKKSRFYYEKKGDIVWEVPMKDEKLIALTFDDGPDPEYTPTILNLLQKYGAKATFFVVGDRITLFPKLAQREVREGHELANHTYSHLKVRGQEVERIEQEIEKADECIQAITGIKPYLFRPPTGYYDDRVVKAAKNQQYTVILWSWHQDTFDWRNPGVGKIVSQVLNHATSGDIVLFHDTGGDRTQTIEALKQILPKLKEEGYKFVTVSELLKHHPNYKSLYLMQQQKQHSVQ comes from the coding sequence GTGAAATGGTGCTTGTCAATTATCATTATTATTTCCATTAATTTCTATGGTATTCAGGTGGATGCTGCAAAGAAGAGCCGATTTTATTATGAAAAAAAAGGAGATATCGTGTGGGAAGTTCCCATGAAAGATGAGAAGTTAATTGCACTTACGTTTGATGATGGGCCAGACCCTGAATATACACCGACTATTTTAAATTTATTGCAAAAGTACGGAGCTAAAGCAACTTTTTTTGTAGTCGGCGACCGAATAACGTTGTTTCCCAAGCTTGCTCAAAGAGAAGTTCGTGAAGGTCATGAGCTTGCTAATCATACATATAGCCATTTGAAAGTAAGGGGCCAGGAAGTAGAGAGAATTGAACAGGAAATTGAAAAAGCGGATGAATGTATACAAGCTATTACGGGAATAAAACCTTACCTGTTTCGTCCACCTACTGGCTATTATGATGACCGGGTAGTAAAAGCTGCTAAGAATCAGCAGTATACCGTTATTCTGTGGTCTTGGCATCAAGATACATTTGATTGGAGGAATCCAGGTGTAGGTAAAATTGTAAGTCAAGTACTTAATCATGCTACGTCAGGAGATATTGTGTTGTTTCACGATACTGGAGGAGATCGAACTCAAACCATTGAAGCATTAAAACAAATTTTACCGAAGTTAAAGGAAGAGGGATATAAATTTGTAACGGTCTCAGAACTTTTGAAACATCACCCCAATTATAAATCTCTTTATTTGATGCAGCAGCAAAAACAGCACTCCGTTCAATAA
- a CDS encoding potassium/proton antiporter: MDFTVDYSILLLSILLVIGVLTAKFSTRLGVPSLVLFIIVGMVVSHYIYFDNALLAQGFGILTLIIILFDGGVQTKWKDVKRVVRPSVSLATFGVLITTVLTGVLAKYILGVTWLEGFLFGAIVGSTDAAAVFSVLGTQNIRQKLNSTLEAESGSNDPMAIFLTVSIIELIQHPDAPILSLILNFFWQMGIGLLLGLVLGKASVWIINRINLDSSGLYPVLTLSLAALTYGISTFVEASGLLAVYVMAVVVGNADLTYRHTIVRFNEGFAWMMQILMFILLGLLVFPNQLLDIIWQGILLSLLLMFVARPLGVFLSMMFAKYSSQEKLFISWAGLKGAVPIVLATYPMMAGLENSTLIFNVVFFVVLTSALLQGATIAPLAKFLNLSQGEKETVPHSLELVSMGKTKNEMIELKLVEHADISGKSLEELHLPEDILVTAVIREDKLLTPRGNTQIFAGDTLYILISKKKRDKVKAFFQKNTSDVDEREGKTS; this comes from the coding sequence TTGGATTTTACGGTAGACTATTCAATTCTTTTATTATCTATTCTCCTTGTCATAGGGGTACTTACTGCAAAGTTCTCTACTCGCCTTGGGGTCCCTTCGCTTGTACTCTTTATTATTGTAGGAATGGTTGTTAGCCACTACATCTATTTTGACAATGCTCTTTTAGCACAAGGATTCGGAATATTAACGCTTATCATTATTCTTTTTGATGGGGGCGTGCAGACCAAATGGAAAGATGTCAAACGCGTTGTTCGCCCTTCCGTTTCATTAGCTACTTTCGGAGTCCTCATTACCACAGTTTTAACCGGTGTACTTGCCAAATATATTTTAGGCGTTACTTGGCTTGAAGGCTTTTTATTTGGGGCAATCGTTGGCTCCACAGATGCTGCAGCCGTGTTCTCTGTACTAGGGACACAGAATATCCGCCAAAAACTAAACTCCACACTAGAAGCAGAATCTGGTTCCAATGATCCGATGGCCATCTTCTTAACCGTTTCTATTATTGAATTAATTCAACATCCAGACGCTCCTATCCTCTCATTAATCCTTAATTTCTTTTGGCAAATGGGAATCGGACTGTTACTTGGTTTAGTACTTGGAAAAGCATCCGTTTGGATTATTAATCGAATTAATTTGGATTCTTCAGGACTTTACCCTGTGCTTACATTGTCATTGGCTGCCTTAACCTATGGAATTTCCACATTTGTAGAAGCAAGCGGTCTACTCGCTGTATATGTAATGGCAGTGGTAGTAGGAAATGCAGATCTAACTTATCGTCATACAATTGTCCGCTTTAATGAAGGTTTTGCATGGATGATGCAAATTTTAATGTTTATTTTACTCGGCCTTCTTGTCTTTCCTAATCAACTGCTAGATATCATTTGGCAGGGTATACTATTATCTCTTTTACTTATGTTTGTCGCTCGTCCACTCGGCGTATTTCTTTCTATGATGTTTGCTAAATACTCATCCCAAGAAAAGCTGTTTATTTCTTGGGCCGGTTTAAAAGGAGCTGTTCCAATTGTATTGGCTACTTATCCTATGATGGCAGGTTTGGAGAACAGCACGCTCATTTTTAACGTCGTTTTCTTTGTCGTCTTAACTTCCGCTCTTCTTCAAGGAGCAACAATCGCTCCTTTAGCCAAATTTCTAAACCTTTCTCAAGGTGAAAAAGAGACGGTTCCTCACAGTCTCGAGCTTGTTTCGATGGGTAAAACTAAAAATGAAATGATTGAGTTGAAGCTGGTGGAACATGCAGATATATCAGGAAAATCGCTTGAAGAACTTCATCTCCCTGAAGATATTTTAGTGACTGCTGTTATTCGAGAGGATAAATTACTTACACCTAGAGGTAATACACAAATTTTTGCAGGTGATACATTATATATTCTTATTTCGAAGAAAAAACGGGATAAAGTAAAAGCGTTTTTTCAAAAAAATACGTCTGATGTGGACGAAAGAGAAGGAAAAACCAGCTAA
- a CDS encoding M20/M25/M40 family metallo-hydrolase translates to MKKTVISLAVATSLTLSFTSVQASTSANASHNQNSEQKVWKKVNAEKIYQDIAYLSKKPRVAGTESELEAATFVQKCLSKIGYQSAVESFTFTGYTPAASFSLSVNGTSYSPTTFTYSTNGNVTAEIVDGELGTKDNLANKDVKGKIVLVQRGSITFGEKVLNAAEKGAAAVIIFNNTDGELNGTLGGANDNYIPSLAVTKEEGERILTSIQKGEKPSGTVKIEGAVVSERTSYNVTATKSSTFKKKGTNDIIVVGAHHDSVAGAPGANDDASGTAMVLELARVFKALPTDTELRFVTFGAEEVGLLGSEHYVSELSEDEKNHIVGMFNLDMVGSRDAGDLVMNTADGTPNLVTELAQASSTRLNGEPTPFQAGGRSDHVPFAEAGIPSVLFIHSPSEPWYHTPEDTLDKISKEKLQDVAEIVGTAIYDRARPDHQGSSVKKRATFKAPHLYHEQDVK, encoded by the coding sequence ATGAAAAAAACCGTGATTTCTTTGGCTGTAGCAACAAGTTTGACTCTATCTTTTACAAGTGTACAAGCTTCTACTTCTGCAAATGCTTCTCACAATCAAAATTCCGAACAAAAAGTATGGAAAAAAGTCAATGCTGAGAAAATTTATCAAGACATTGCGTATCTCTCAAAAAAACCTCGTGTGGCAGGGACTGAATCTGAACTTGAAGCTGCTACATTTGTTCAAAAGTGTTTGTCTAAAATAGGCTATCAAAGCGCAGTAGAATCTTTTACATTTACCGGTTACACGCCAGCAGCTAGTTTTTCACTAAGCGTGAACGGTACAAGCTACTCTCCAACAACTTTTACTTATAGCACCAATGGAAATGTTACAGCTGAAATTGTAGATGGAGAGCTGGGTACAAAAGATAATTTGGCAAACAAAGATGTGAAAGGTAAAATTGTATTAGTTCAGCGAGGCTCTATTACTTTTGGTGAAAAGGTATTAAATGCTGCTGAAAAAGGTGCTGCAGCAGTCATTATTTTTAACAATACAGACGGTGAGCTAAACGGAACGCTTGGCGGCGCTAATGATAACTACATCCCGTCTCTTGCTGTTACCAAAGAAGAAGGTGAAAGAATTCTTACTTCTATTCAAAAAGGCGAAAAGCCTTCAGGTACAGTAAAAATTGAAGGAGCTGTCGTAAGTGAGCGAACATCTTATAATGTAACCGCCACTAAATCTTCTACTTTTAAGAAAAAAGGAACAAATGATATTATTGTAGTAGGTGCTCATCATGATTCTGTGGCCGGGGCGCCTGGGGCAAATGACGATGCTTCTGGAACAGCAATGGTGCTTGAATTAGCTCGTGTATTTAAAGCTCTTCCTACTGATACAGAACTGCGATTTGTTACATTCGGAGCTGAAGAAGTAGGCTTACTAGGATCCGAGCATTATGTTAGTGAGCTATCTGAAGATGAGAAAAATCATATTGTTGGAATGTTTAATTTAGACATGGTAGGAAGTCGAGATGCGGGAGATTTGGTGATGAATACAGCTGATGGAACACCAAACCTTGTCACAGAATTAGCTCAAGCTTCAAGTACAAGATTAAATGGGGAACCTACGCCATTCCAAGCTGGCGGCCGCAGTGATCACGTTCCATTTGCAGAGGCAGGAATACCGTCCGTTCTATTTATTCACAGTCCGTCTGAACCTTGGTATCATACGCCTGAAGATACCCTTGATAAAATAAGCAAAGAAAAACTTCAAGATGTGGCTGAGATTGTTGGAACAGCTATTTACGATCGTGCTCGTCCCGACCATCAAGGTTCTTCAGTTAAAAAGAGAGCAACATTTAAAGCTCCTCATCTTTATCACGAGCAAGATGTCAAATAA
- a CDS encoding ATP-binding protein encodes MIKNREGVRKAVAIAGLLLVGVYIVFQTMAFFKGAYALSSLIKDILLVGITAGTIYLLHKRSFHTQVSDEQYQLATLINSMPDFICFKDGAGKWVAVNDFGRELYHLKGIDYKGKTDAELGELVPFFQAAFLHCISSDEEAWIKKEKVRTEEAFEIPNGDVKTFDVIKIPVFFDDGSRKALITIGRDITQQKLAEALLIKKEKLSVVGELAAGIAHEIRNPLTSIKGFVQLMKETDRSAIGYANIMLDELERINGIVSEMLLLSKPESEHFRVFSLTEAVKYVMSLTSHEALLKNIDFLYDEQTQNASVYGNKNHLIQVLLNVFKNAIEAMDKPGNIYITIKTAHDDHICIEVRDEGVGISTDRLEHIGEPFFTLKEKGMGLGLTISSKIIHDHHGTLQIESEQKKGTIVKIGLPLYVKDTAVFASK; translated from the coding sequence TTGATAAAAAATAGGGAGGGTGTACGAAAAGCAGTGGCGATAGCAGGTCTTCTGCTTGTAGGGGTGTACATCGTCTTTCAAACAATGGCATTTTTTAAAGGAGCATACGCTCTTAGCAGTTTAATAAAAGATATTTTACTAGTGGGCATAACGGCTGGCACAATTTATTTACTTCATAAGCGTTCGTTTCATACACAGGTGTCTGATGAACAGTATCAGCTTGCTACATTAATAAACTCAATGCCAGATTTTATTTGTTTTAAAGATGGAGCTGGCAAATGGGTGGCGGTGAACGATTTTGGAAGAGAACTTTATCATTTAAAGGGTATTGATTACAAAGGTAAAACAGATGCAGAACTTGGGGAGCTTGTGCCTTTCTTTCAAGCCGCTTTCTTACACTGTATTTCATCGGATGAAGAAGCTTGGATAAAAAAGGAAAAAGTACGCACGGAAGAAGCATTTGAAATACCGAACGGTGACGTCAAAACATTTGATGTTATTAAAATACCTGTATTTTTTGATGATGGCTCAAGAAAAGCTCTTATTACGATTGGACGAGATATTACTCAGCAAAAGCTTGCAGAAGCGCTTCTGATAAAAAAGGAAAAGCTGTCTGTAGTAGGCGAATTAGCTGCTGGAATTGCTCATGAAATTAGAAATCCACTTACGAGTATTAAAGGGTTTGTTCAGCTCATGAAAGAAACAGACCGATCCGCGATAGGGTATGCTAATATCATGCTTGATGAGCTGGAACGAATTAATGGTATTGTCAGTGAAATGCTCCTTTTGTCAAAGCCTGAAAGTGAACATTTTCGCGTGTTTTCTCTTACAGAAGCGGTTAAGTATGTAATGAGTTTAACTTCCCATGAAGCTTTATTGAAAAACATTGACTTCCTATACGATGAACAAACACAAAACGCTAGTGTGTATGGAAATAAAAATCACCTTATTCAAGTATTACTTAATGTTTTTAAAAATGCAATCGAAGCCATGGATAAGCCTGGAAATATTTATATTACAATCAAAACAGCGCATGATGATCATATTTGTATAGAAGTTAGAGATGAAGGAGTAGGAATTTCTACAGACCGCCTAGAACATATAGGAGAACCGTTTTTTACTTTAAAAGAAAAAGGAATGGGGCTTGGATTAACAATCAGCTCCAAAATTATTCATGATCATCACGGTACCCTGCAGATTGAGAGTGAACAGAAAAAAGGGACGATTGTTAAAATTGGACTGCCTCTGTATGTCAAAGATACGGCCGTTTTCGCAAGTAAATGA
- a CDS encoding L-cystine transporter, translating to MNNLLVILNILIMLALLAGLFMMQKKHVSFSKRVFTALGLGIIFGFALQWVYGPTHQVTILTADWFSIVGSGYVKFLQMIVMPLVFVSIVAAFTRLKLTSNIGKISSLIIGILLVTTAIAAAIGIFTTTSFNLESVQITKGEAELQRGEDLENNLSSLEAKTIPQQVVELLPANPFLDLTGARSTSTIGVVIFAAFVGIAYLGVKRKKAEEAALFSKIIDTLYAIVMRVVTLILRLTPYGVLAIMTKTVATSDIDAIVKLGKFVVASYVALAAMFIVHLLILTIIGVNPITYVKKVFPVLAFAFTSRTSAGALPLNVNTQTRQLGVPEGIANFAGSFGLTIGQNGCAGIYPAMLAVMIAPTVGIDPLTPSFIFTLIAIVAISSFGVAGVGGGATFAALLVLSSMNLPVALAGLLISVEPLIDMGRTALNVSGSMTAGVVTSKLTKELDTNVYNDQTISPETAEV from the coding sequence ATGAATAACTTATTAGTCATTCTAAACATCCTTATTATGCTGGCATTGCTTGCAGGGCTGTTTATGATGCAGAAAAAACATGTATCATTTTCAAAGCGTGTGTTTACGGCGCTTGGACTAGGGATTATTTTTGGCTTTGCTCTTCAGTGGGTGTATGGTCCGACTCATCAAGTAACGATACTAACAGCCGATTGGTTTAGCATTGTAGGAAGCGGATATGTTAAGTTTCTTCAAATGATTGTCATGCCGCTTGTATTTGTATCGATTGTAGCGGCATTCACTCGTTTAAAATTAACGAGCAATATTGGAAAGATTAGTAGTTTAATTATTGGAATTTTGCTTGTCACAACAGCGATAGCAGCTGCTATTGGTATTTTTACAACGACGAGCTTTAATTTAGAATCTGTCCAAATCACAAAAGGGGAAGCTGAACTTCAGCGCGGAGAGGACTTAGAAAACAATTTATCTAGTTTAGAAGCAAAAACAATCCCGCAGCAAGTAGTAGAATTATTACCAGCTAACCCGTTTCTTGATTTAACAGGCGCACGTTCAACTTCTACGATTGGCGTTGTCATCTTTGCGGCATTTGTTGGAATTGCGTATTTAGGTGTGAAGCGTAAAAAGGCTGAGGAAGCGGCGTTATTTTCAAAAATTATTGATACGCTTTATGCAATTGTAATGCGTGTAGTGACGCTAATTCTTCGTTTAACTCCTTACGGGGTACTTGCAATTATGACAAAAACAGTAGCAACGAGTGATATTGATGCGATTGTTAAACTTGGAAAATTTGTTGTAGCATCATATGTCGCATTGGCAGCTATGTTTATTGTTCACTTACTTATTCTAACAATCATAGGTGTAAATCCGATCACATACGTTAAGAAGGTATTTCCTGTATTGGCGTTTGCCTTTACTTCCCGTACAAGTGCTGGAGCATTGCCTTTGAACGTTAATACACAAACGAGACAGTTAGGGGTTCCAGAAGGAATTGCGAATTTTGCAGGTTCATTTGGTCTTACAATTGGTCAAAATGGATGCGCTGGAATATATCCAGCCATGTTAGCCGTTATGATTGCACCAACGGTAGGTATTGATCCCTTAACACCTTCATTTATTTTCACGTTAATTGCCATTGTAGCAATTAGTTCGTTTGGCGTAGCAGGTGTTGGCGGAGGAGCTACATTTGCGGCTTTGCTTGTATTATCTTCTATGAATTTGCCAGTAGCGCTAGCAGGATTATTAATTTCAGTAGAACCATTGATTGATATGGGGCGTACGGCGCTTAATGTAAGTGGAAGCATGACAGCCGGAGTCGTAACTAGTAAATTAACAAAAGAACTAGATACAAACGTATACAACGATCAAACAATCTCCCCTGAAACAGCAGAAGTGTAA